From the Macaca nemestrina isolate mMacNem1 chromosome 7, mMacNem.hap1, whole genome shotgun sequence genome, one window contains:
- the LOC105492453 gene encoding signal recognition particle 14 kDa protein, giving the protein MVLLESEQFLTELTRLFQKCRTSGSVYITLKKYDGRTKPIPKKGTVEGFEPADNKCLLRATDGKKKISTVVSSKEVNKFQMAYSNLLRANMDGLKKRDKKNKTKKTKAAAAAAAAAVAAAAAPAAAATPATPATPAATAATAAQ; this is encoded by the exons ATGGTGTTGTTGGAGAGCGAGCAG TTCCTGACGGAGCTGACCAGACTTTTCCAGAAGTGCCGGACGTCGGGCAGCGTCTATATCACCTTGAAGAAGT ATGACGGTCGAACCAAACCCATTCCAAAGAAAGGTACTGTGGAGGGCTTTGAGCCCGCAGACAACAAGTGTCTGTTAAGAGCTACCGATGGGAAAAAGAAGATCAGCACTGTG gtGAGCTCCAAGGAAGTGAATAAATTTCAGATG GCTTATTCAAACCTACTGAGAGCTAACATGGATGGGCTGaagaagagagacaaaaagaacaaaactaagaAGACCaaagcagcagcagcggcagcagcagcggcagtagcagcagcagcagcacctgccGCAGCAGCAACACCAGCAACACCAGCAAcaccagcagcaacagcagcaacagcagcacaGTAA